Proteins from a genomic interval of Spinacia oleracea mitochondrion, complete genome:
- the atp4 gene encoding Atp4, which translates to MRKSSTKMQARKMLFAAILSICASSSKNISIYNEEMIVARCFIGFIIFSRKSLGKTFKVTLDERIQAIQEESQQFPNPNEVVPPESNEQQRLLRVSLKICGTVVESLPMARCAPKCEKTVQALLCRNLNVKSATLPNATSSRRTRLQDDLVTGFHFSVSERFVPGSTLKASIVELIREGLSVLRMVRVGGSLKNKEDK; encoded by the coding sequence ATGAGAAAGAGTTCCACGAAGATGCAGGCTAGAAAGATGCTATTTGCTGCTATTCTATCTATTTGTGCATCAAGTTCGAAGAATATCTCAATCTATAATGAAGAAATGATAGTAGCTCGTTGTTTTATAGGCTTTATCATATTCAGTCGGAAGAGTTTAGGTAAGACTTTCAAAGTGACTCTCGACGAGAGAATCCAGGCTATTCAGGAAGAATCGCAGCAATTCCCCAATCCTAACGAAGTAGTTCCTCCGGAATCCAATGAACAACAACGATTACTTAGGGTCAGCTTGAAAATTTGTGGAACCGTAGTAGAATCATTACCAATGGCACGCTGTGCGCCTAAGTGCGAAAAAACAGTGCAAGCTTTGTTATGTCGAAACCTAAATGTTAAGTCAGCAACACTTCCAAATGCCACTTCTTCCCGTCGCACCCGTCTTCAGGACGATCTAGTCACAGGGTTTCACTTCTCAGTGAGTGAAAGATTTGTCCCCGGGTCTACGCTGAAAGCTTCTATAGTAGAACTCATTCGAGAAGGCTTGTCGGTCTTAAGAATGGTTCGGGTAGGAGGTTCTCTTAAGAATAAAGAAGACAAATAG
- the nad4L gene encoding NADH dehydrogenase subunit 4L — MIIFISGIRGILLNRRNILIMSMSIESMLLAVNSNFLVFSVSSDDMMGQSFALLVPTVAAAESAIGLAIFVITFRVRGTIAVESINSIQG; from the coding sequence ATGATCATCTTTATTTCAGGTATTCGGGGAATTCTCCTTAATAGACGAAATATTCTTATTATGTCAATGTCAATTGAATCAATGTTATTAGCTGTAAATTCGAACTTTTTGGTATTTTCTGTTTCTTCGGATGATATGATGGGTCAATCATTTGCTTTATTGGTTCCAACGGTGGCAGCTGCGGAATCTGCTATTGGGTTAGCCATTTTCGTTATTACTTTCCGAGTCCGTGGGACTATTGCTGTAGAATCTATTAATAGCATTCAAGGTTAA